One window of Macrococcus sp. 19Msa1099 genomic DNA carries:
- a CDS encoding DUF2529 domain-containing protein has translation MFKIFNTQLNGIFKKIEAQEVEIDIAARLLAQAVVGQGKIYVKGFGDLKHFEDFAVESKEKLFDSEKFITESLIDHTDRILVMSDTYNEDCHEFITMLKEKDIDFVLVCNKDERIDVMNFIDLSTPRALVPTENFSRIITPHMMAMNYIYYGIYNVMYEMLVEEEEA, from the coding sequence ATGTTCAAAATATTTAATACACAACTCAATGGTATCTTTAAAAAAATAGAAGCGCAAGAAGTAGAAATTGATATTGCAGCACGACTGCTTGCACAAGCTGTTGTCGGTCAGGGAAAAATATATGTTAAAGGATTTGGCGATCTTAAACATTTCGAAGACTTTGCTGTAGAAAGCAAAGAAAAATTATTTGACTCAGAAAAATTTATTACTGAATCGCTAATCGATCATACGGACCGCATTTTAGTGATGAGCGACACGTACAATGAAGATTGTCATGAATTTATTACGATGCTGAAGGAAAAAGATATCGATTTCGTTCTTGTATGTAATAAAGATGAACGTATAGATGTGATGAACTTTATCGATTTAAGTACTCCACGTGCCCTCGTACCAACCGAAAACTTCAGCCGAATTATTACGCCTCATATGATGGCGATGAACTATATATACTACGGCATTTATAATGTCATGTATGAAATGTTAGTTGAAGAAGAGGAAGCATAG
- a CDS encoding CTP synthase — MTKFIFVTGGVVSSLGKGITAASLGRLLKNRGLKVTIQKFDPYLNVDPGTMSPYQHGEVFVTDDGAETDLDLGHYERFIDINLNQYSNVTAGRVYSHVLKKERRGDYLGGTVQVIPHITNEIKSRLLLAGESTKADVVITEIGGTTGDIESLPFIESIRQIKSDLGRENVMYIHCTLLPYIKAAGEMKTKPTQHSVKELRGLGIQPDMIVVRTEYEMTEDLRDKIALFCDIDKKSVIECRDADTLYQIPVALQAQHMDDLVIERLGLEASGEADLTEWNKLLDTVRNLEGKVKIALVGKYVALQDAYLSVAEALKHAGYEFGKDIEIDWINSEDLDVTNYKERLQDADGILVPGGFGERGIEGKILATQYARENNVPFLGICLGMQLATVEFARNVVGLKDAHSSELDPNTPYPVIALLPDQKDVVDLGGTLRLGLYPCELKEGTRAHAAYGTTHVDERHRHRYEFNNEFRERLEEKGLVFSGLSPDGRLVEIVEIPDHKWFVACQFHPEFLSRPMKPQKLFKGFIEAAIQ; from the coding sequence ATGACAAAATTTATATTTGTAACAGGTGGCGTTGTTTCATCATTAGGTAAAGGGATTACGGCAGCAAGTTTAGGTCGTTTATTAAAGAATAGAGGACTTAAAGTCACGATTCAGAAATTTGATCCATATTTAAATGTTGATCCAGGTACGATGAGTCCTTATCAGCATGGAGAAGTATTCGTAACAGATGATGGAGCTGAGACTGACCTTGATTTAGGGCATTACGAGCGTTTTATCGATATCAATTTAAATCAGTATTCTAACGTAACTGCAGGGCGTGTGTATTCTCATGTATTAAAGAAAGAACGTCGTGGAGATTATTTAGGTGGTACTGTTCAGGTTATCCCTCATATTACAAATGAAATTAAGTCACGTTTACTGCTTGCGGGGGAATCTACGAAAGCTGATGTTGTCATTACTGAAATTGGTGGTACAACAGGAGATATTGAGTCATTACCATTTATCGAGTCTATCAGACAGATTAAAAGTGACTTAGGTCGTGAGAATGTAATGTACATTCACTGTACTTTACTGCCGTACATTAAAGCAGCTGGTGAAATGAAAACAAAACCAACTCAACATAGTGTAAAAGAACTTCGTGGATTAGGAATTCAGCCAGATATGATTGTTGTGCGTACAGAATATGAAATGACGGAAGATTTACGTGATAAAATTGCGTTATTCTGTGACATTGATAAAAAATCAGTAATTGAATGTCGCGACGCAGATACGCTATATCAAATTCCTGTAGCATTACAAGCACAGCATATGGATGATCTTGTAATCGAGCGTTTAGGACTTGAAGCAAGTGGAGAAGCGGATCTTACAGAATGGAATAAGCTTTTGGACACTGTGCGTAACCTAGAAGGCAAAGTTAAAATTGCATTAGTAGGTAAATACGTGGCGCTTCAGGATGCATATCTTTCAGTTGCTGAGGCGTTAAAACATGCGGGATATGAATTTGGAAAAGACATCGAAATCGATTGGATTAACTCAGAAGATTTAGATGTAACAAACTATAAAGAACGTTTACAAGATGCTGATGGTATATTAGTACCGGGTGGATTTGGTGAACGTGGTATTGAAGGTAAAATTCTTGCGACGCAATACGCACGTGAAAACAACGTGCCATTCTTAGGTATTTGTTTAGGGATGCAGTTAGCAACAGTTGAGTTTGCACGTAATGTTGTTGGCTTAAAAGACGCACATTCATCAGAACTTGATCCAAACACGCCTTATCCAGTTATTGCATTATTGCCTGATCAGAAAGATGTTGTTGATTTAGGTGGAACATTAAGATTAGGCTTATATCCATGTGAACTAAAAGAAGGAACAAGAGCACATGCTGCTTATGGTACAACGCATGTTGATGAACGCCACCGTCATCGTTATGAGTTTAACAATGAATTCCGTGAGCGATTAGAAGAAAAAGGATTAGTGTTCTCAGGTTTATCTCCGGATGGACGTTTAGTGGAAATCGTTGAAATTCCTGACCATAAATGGTTCGTGGCATGTCAATTCCACCCGGAATTTTTATCTCGTCCAATGAAACCTCAGAAATTATTCAAAGGATTCATTGAAGCTGCGATTCAATAG
- the rpoE gene encoding DNA-directed RNA polymerase subunit delta, with protein MKISEYTKEMMDENSFIDLAYMALSEKGKEVNLYELIDEFKAIGNYSDEAVETRVVQFYTDLNTDGRFLSTGEYMWGLRDWYSVDDIEEKIAPTVQKFDILDEEDEDSPKIALLGEDEVEDELDLLPTDGDEENVDTEDEEVEDELDEAGLVVEPDEEFEEEEDEFEDEEE; from the coding sequence ATGAAAATCTCTGAATATACTAAAGAAATGATGGACGAAAATTCTTTTATCGACTTAGCTTACATGGCTTTAAGCGAAAAAGGTAAAGAAGTAAACTTATACGAATTAATCGATGAGTTTAAAGCCATCGGGAATTATTCTGATGAAGCAGTAGAAACGCGTGTCGTACAATTCTATACAGACTTAAACACAGATGGTAGATTCTTATCTACTGGTGAATATATGTGGGGTCTGCGTGACTGGTATTCAGTGGACGATATTGAAGAAAAGATTGCACCAACTGTTCAGAAGTTTGATATTTTAGATGAAGAAGACGAAGATTCACCGAAGATCGCCTTATTAGGTGAGGATGAAGTGGAAGATGAACTTGATCTATTACCGACTGATGGTGACGAGGAAAATGTTGACACTGAAGATGAAGAAGTGGAAGATGAATTAGATGAGGCAGGTCTTGTTGTTGAACCGGATGAAGAATTCGAAGAAGAAGAAGACGAATTTGAAGACGAGGAAGAATAA
- a CDS encoding GNAT family N-acetyltransferase, producing MEFLGSKIKIVQYKEDYREALDQFELTERQMIYSSLPKEVLDEGLMDPDRRPCVVLNRDEEVVGFFVLHQHYQHEGYDTPINAVYVRSLSINNKLQGHGYGTEIMMNIPEFVQSVFPDFDQLFLVVDAENQAAWNLYERAGFLHLATNPEGPIGKERLYYLDLGADYVSKLRLIKDEEVIRLERDGQFVGEIEYTIEDTTAHLVSFNIQQDVDVIKQNVLRQIATFLRRNFEAVDKIEIDVSGDDAALYLSNNFVAMDTANTQVLTKLIKY from the coding sequence ATGGAATTCTTAGGTTCTAAAATTAAAATTGTACAGTATAAAGAAGACTATCGTGAGGCATTAGACCAGTTCGAATTAACAGAGCGTCAAATGATTTATTCTTCTTTACCGAAAGAGGTATTAGATGAAGGGTTGATGGATCCGGATCGTAGACCGTGTGTTGTGCTTAATCGTGACGAAGAGGTTGTAGGGTTCTTTGTGTTGCATCAGCATTATCAACATGAAGGATATGATACGCCGATTAATGCAGTATATGTCCGTAGCTTATCAATCAACAATAAGTTGCAAGGTCATGGCTATGGCACTGAAATTATGATGAATATTCCTGAATTTGTACAAAGTGTATTTCCGGATTTCGATCAACTCTTCCTAGTAGTTGATGCAGAGAATCAGGCTGCATGGAATCTATATGAACGTGCCGGTTTTCTTCATTTAGCGACGAATCCTGAAGGGCCAATCGGAAAAGAGCGTCTCTATTATCTAGATTTAGGTGCCGATTATGTTTCGAAGCTACGACTCATTAAAGACGAAGAGGTTATTCGCCTTGAAAGAGATGGTCAGTTTGTTGGAGAAATTGAATATACAATTGAAGATACTACAGCTCACCTCGTATCGTTTAATATACAGCAAGATGTAGACGTTATTAAACAAAATGTATTGAGACAAATCGCTACTTTCCTTCGTCGTAATTTTGAAGCAGTAGATAAAATTGAGATCGATGTGTCAGGTGATGATGCCGCGCTTTATTTAAGTAATAACTTTGTAGCGATGGATACAGCAAATACACAAGTATTAACGAAGTTAATTAAATATTAA
- the coaW gene encoding type II pantothenate kinase, translated as MKIGIDAGGTLIKIAILENDTFTYKKEQSTDIERVAAWLNTMPDAQVALTGGKATYLNSLISHDAFQSIEFDATFKGIQSFLDENNMYLDKFVFSNVGTGTSIHFVDENKQIRAGGTGAGGGMMMGLSYLLTGKEDFADIVTTARAGNRDIIDLKVKHIYKGDKTPIPGDLTAANFGNVLHNKDTESFTDADKIASVLGIVGETVTTVSIHAAREFGAEYVVYIGSSFLDNKLLQDIVVNYTKLRNFKPYFIENGEYSGAVGTLRLMDEK; from the coding sequence ATGAAAATAGGAATCGATGCAGGTGGTACCTTAATCAAAATTGCTATCCTTGAAAACGATACATTTACATATAAAAAAGAACAATCTACAGACATTGAACGCGTTGCAGCATGGCTTAACACTATGCCAGATGCACAAGTAGCTCTAACAGGCGGAAAAGCCACTTATTTAAATAGTCTTATTTCACATGATGCATTTCAATCAATTGAGTTTGATGCGACATTTAAAGGGATTCAATCCTTTTTAGATGAAAATAATATGTATCTCGATAAATTTGTATTCAGCAATGTAGGCACAGGAACTTCCATCCACTTTGTTGATGAGAATAAACAAATTCGTGCAGGCGGAACAGGTGCAGGTGGAGGTATGATGATGGGACTCTCATACTTACTGACTGGGAAAGAAGATTTTGCAGATATCGTTACAACAGCTAGAGCTGGTAATCGCGATATTATCGATCTTAAAGTAAAACATATTTATAAAGGTGATAAAACACCCATTCCAGGCGATCTTACAGCCGCTAACTTCGGGAACGTACTTCACAACAAAGACACCGAAAGCTTTACAGATGCAGATAAGATTGCTTCTGTCCTCGGAATCGTTGGAGAAACAGTGACGACAGTATCTATCCATGCAGCTAGAGAATTTGGAGCAGAATATGTTGTTTACATCGGTTCTAGTTTTCTGGACAACAAATTATTGCAGGATATCGTCGTAAATTATACTAAATTACGTAACTTCAAACCTTACTTTATCGAAAACGGAGAATATTCAGGTGCTGTGGGCACACTTAGGTTGATGGATGAAAAATAA
- a CDS encoding ATP-grasp domain-containing protein produces MTTNKLNISLTMRDLYGDNVLYTSRPSYGFNPWLQPEEHQSNLLSARELIIAEMPVIVHKATVTEKTCELFGAAGVAMPKTYITYETREEYEKALKEYAETGKIFFQYAHETDIVDNDDYVVPRDIFLDLNNKSLIHKWTGGEYLPKREIVKIDDFQTRVREWTLPFVVKPGDEHPTAGGYGVMLCYTEDDVESSIKRVQAASGTEQLIIEQFVEPIKNYCVQYAYSEEKGITFLGASLQMVEKYGKYRGNTTDRNVPESVIEAGRKIMKNGVDAGYKGIAGFDILVDKDDNLFAIDLNFRQNGSSSLLLLDDVLKGDCKKFLAYYSDGDNAAFYETILNEVKSGNLFPLAYYDGDYRDKNAFPSRFICIWYGDDEAFIDQKAKQFEQRLKGEVHED; encoded by the coding sequence ATGACCACCAATAAATTAAATATTTCACTCACGATGCGTGATCTGTATGGTGATAATGTGCTTTACACATCACGACCAAGCTATGGTTTTAATCCGTGGCTACAGCCTGAAGAACATCAGTCGAATTTATTAAGTGCCAGAGAATTAATCATTGCAGAGATGCCTGTTATTGTTCATAAAGCAACGGTAACTGAGAAGACATGTGAATTATTTGGCGCAGCGGGAGTAGCGATGCCCAAAACATATATCACGTATGAAACACGTGAAGAGTATGAAAAGGCTTTAAAAGAATATGCCGAGACAGGAAAGATATTCTTCCAATATGCGCACGAGACTGATATTGTGGACAATGATGATTATGTTGTACCACGAGACATATTTTTAGATTTAAACAACAAATCACTCATCCATAAATGGACGGGTGGAGAGTATCTTCCAAAACGCGAAATTGTAAAAATTGATGATTTCCAAACACGTGTACGTGAATGGACGCTTCCTTTTGTTGTTAAGCCGGGTGACGAACATCCGACAGCAGGTGGATATGGTGTGATGCTATGTTATACAGAAGATGATGTGGAAAGTTCGATAAAACGCGTGCAGGCGGCAAGTGGTACCGAGCAGTTGATTATCGAACAATTTGTTGAACCTATTAAAAATTACTGCGTACAATATGCGTATAGCGAAGAGAAGGGCATCACATTTTTGGGTGCATCGCTTCAGATGGTAGAAAAATACGGTAAATACAGAGGTAATACAACAGATAGGAATGTACCTGAATCTGTAATTGAAGCCGGTAGAAAGATTATGAAGAATGGTGTCGATGCGGGCTATAAAGGGATTGCAGGATTTGATATATTAGTAGATAAAGATGATAATCTGTTTGCAATTGATTTAAACTTCAGACAAAATGGATCAAGTTCATTATTGTTACTGGATGATGTACTAAAAGGGGACTGTAAAAAGTTCCTTGCCTATTACTCTGATGGTGATAATGCAGCATTCTATGAAACAATTTTAAACGAAGTAAAGAGTGGTAACTTATTCCCATTAGCATATTATGATGGAGATTATAGAGATAAAAATGCTTTCCCGTCACGCTTTATTTGTATATGGTATGGTGATGACGAAGCATTCATCGATCAAAAAGCAAAACAATTTGAACAACGTTTAAAAGGTGAAGTTCATGAAGACTAG
- a CDS encoding M20 family metallopeptidase, whose product MNEQNVLNYIEYNKEEFIKISHQIHERPELGNEEYFASSLLIKTLYNEGFTIERDIAGHETGFIATFESEHEGPTIAFLAEYDALPGLGHACGHNIIGTSSVLAGVSIKEYVGTHGGTIKVFGTPAEEGGVNGSAKASYVKAGLFSECDVALMIHPGHESYRTVPTLAVDVFEVEFFGKTAHASENAHNGINALDAMISFFNGIAQLRQHIRKSDKVHGVILDGGKSANIIPDYTKARFYTRAMSRKELDVLTGKVERVAEGAALTAGAEYKLNHIQNGVNEFIRNDLLDDLFERHAKKHNEVILHDDFGFGSTDTGNVSHVIPTIHPHIKIGPSSLVGHTVEFKDAAGSAHGDHALIQGAKIMATMALELIDNPDELKAIKNLHTVLKGKVYDHQ is encoded by the coding sequence ATGAATGAACAAAATGTACTTAACTATATTGAATATAATAAAGAGGAATTTATTAAAATAAGCCACCAGATTCACGAACGCCCGGAACTTGGAAACGAAGAGTATTTTGCGTCTAGTTTACTCATCAAGACTTTATATAACGAAGGATTTACAATTGAGCGTGATATCGCAGGCCACGAGACAGGATTCATTGCGACATTTGAAAGTGAACATGAAGGACCGACGATTGCATTCTTAGCGGAATACGATGCTCTGCCTGGACTTGGTCATGCATGCGGACATAATATTATCGGAACATCAAGTGTGCTTGCAGGCGTGAGCATTAAAGAATATGTTGGAACGCACGGCGGTACGATTAAAGTATTTGGTACACCAGCTGAAGAGGGTGGTGTGAATGGTAGTGCAAAGGCGTCGTATGTTAAAGCTGGATTATTCTCTGAGTGCGATGTTGCTTTGATGATACATCCAGGACACGAGTCATATCGTACGGTGCCTACACTTGCTGTAGATGTATTTGAAGTCGAGTTCTTCGGTAAGACCGCACATGCTTCTGAGAATGCTCATAATGGGATTAACGCACTGGACGCAATGATCAGTTTCTTTAACGGGATTGCGCAGCTTCGTCAGCATATTCGAAAATCTGATAAAGTACATGGTGTAATATTGGATGGCGGCAAGAGCGCGAATATTATCCCGGATTACACGAAGGCAAGATTCTACACGCGCGCAATGAGTCGCAAGGAACTAGATGTGTTAACCGGCAAAGTTGAACGTGTTGCTGAAGGTGCTGCACTTACTGCGGGTGCAGAGTATAAGCTGAATCACATTCAAAATGGAGTAAATGAATTTATTCGAAATGATTTGTTAGATGATCTATTTGAACGTCATGCTAAAAAGCACAATGAGGTAATATTACATGATGATTTTGGTTTTGGATCAACAGATACAGGGAATGTGAGTCATGTTATCCCAACAATTCATCCGCATATAAAAATTGGGCCTTCAAGCCTAGTAGGGCATACTGTTGAATTTAAAGATGCTGCTGGTAGTGCACATGGAGATCATGCACTGATTCAAGGTGCTAAAATAATGGCGACGATGGCATTAGAACTCATTGATAATCCGGATGAATTAAAAGCGATAAAAAATTTACATACAGTGTTGAAGGGAAAAGTCTATGACCACCAATAA
- a CDS encoding GrpB family protein, giving the protein MKQVMIVPYDSIWQHLYIGEKKRVLQKLKNISAIHHIGSTAVPGMDARATIDIAVEVKHDIEALELAELGYHLICKEVCYKVYATKDHQFHLFVYKEADEELLKRIKLRDYFRTFSSERDRYSAFKWELARIYPFDFSSYKKARDIFLTVIEVKAMNWNGSNEVQIFG; this is encoded by the coding sequence ATGAAACAAGTGATGATAGTACCTTACGATAGTATATGGCAGCACCTTTATATAGGCGAAAAGAAAAGAGTGCTTCAGAAGTTAAAAAATATTAGTGCGATTCATCATATTGGGTCTACTGCGGTACCAGGTATGGACGCACGTGCGACGATAGATATTGCTGTAGAGGTGAAGCATGATATTGAAGCACTAGAGTTAGCTGAACTTGGATATCATTTAATCTGTAAAGAAGTATGTTATAAAGTATATGCTACAAAGGATCATCAATTTCATCTTTTTGTGTATAAAGAGGCAGATGAAGAATTATTGAAACGCATTAAGTTAAGAGATTATTTTCGAACATTTTCAAGTGAGAGAGATCGTTATAGTGCGTTCAAATGGGAACTTGCAAGAATTTATCCTTTTGATTTCTCTTCGTATAAAAAGGCGCGGGACATCTTCTTGACTGTAATTGAAGTTAAAGCGATGAACTGGAACGGATCGAACGAAGTACAGATATTCGGATAA
- a CDS encoding cysteine synthase family protein: protein MNRFAHLQILTKKKVKTPADLIGNTPLVELKHFPLNKGNRLFAKLEFYNLGGSVKDRLGVNILEQALLRGDIQNGTVVEATAGNTGIGLALICQQYGLKLHVYVPEKFSIEKQSIMHALGAEIVNTPTEKGMLFAREEALKFAQETGAFYTNQFESADNPSSYDKLAKEIKRDAGKVDAIVAGAGSGGTFTGLAKHFKESHRVIVEPEGSILNGGESGSHRTEGIGVEKWPVFLDKDLIDAVETISDIDAFTRVSELAQKEGLLVGSSSGAALHAALKTQENMTDSNIVVIFPDAAERYLSQQIFDIKGE, encoded by the coding sequence ATGAATCGTTTCGCTCATCTTCAAATATTAACTAAAAAAAAAGTAAAAACTCCTGCTGATTTAATCGGTAATACACCGCTAGTGGAACTTAAGCATTTTCCACTGAATAAAGGAAACCGTCTATTTGCAAAACTTGAGTTCTATAATCTGGGCGGCTCTGTAAAAGACAGACTGGGTGTCAACATTTTAGAACAGGCTTTACTTCGTGGTGATATTCAAAACGGTACAGTTGTTGAAGCTACAGCTGGTAATACAGGAATTGGTCTTGCACTCATCTGTCAACAGTATGGATTAAAGCTACATGTCTATGTTCCCGAGAAATTCAGCATCGAAAAACAAAGCATCATGCATGCATTAGGGGCTGAAATCGTAAATACCCCTACAGAAAAAGGAATGCTCTTCGCACGCGAAGAAGCGCTGAAATTCGCTCAAGAAACCGGTGCATTCTATACAAATCAATTTGAATCAGCAGATAATCCTTCAAGCTACGATAAACTGGCAAAGGAGATAAAAAGAGATGCTGGGAAGGTTGATGCAATCGTTGCTGGTGCAGGCAGTGGAGGAACATTTACAGGTCTTGCAAAGCACTTCAAAGAAAGTCATCGCGTTATCGTAGAGCCTGAAGGTTCGATATTAAATGGTGGAGAATCTGGTAGTCACCGCACAGAAGGCATCGGCGTTGAAAAATGGCCCGTGTTCTTAGATAAAGATTTAATCGATGCCGTTGAAACAATTTCTGATATCGATGCCTTTACACGTGTCTCAGAACTTGCCCAAAAAGAAGGTCTTCTTGTCGGTTCTTCAAGCGGAGCCGCGCTACATGCCGCACTTAAAACCCAAGAAAATATGACTGATAGCAATATCGTCGTAATATTCCCTGATGCAGCTGAGCGATACTTATCACAACAAATATTTGATATTAAAGGAGAATAG
- a CDS encoding bifunctional cystathionine gamma-lyase/homocysteine desulfhydrase: protein MQKKTMMIHGGNTIDEYTGAVNPPIYQTSTYKQDGIGNMRQGYEYSRSANPTRTALESLISDLESGDAGFAFGSGMAAISSVIMLLNAGDHIVVGSDVYGGTYRVFTKVFERIGIKSTFVDTTDIEAVEAAINENTKMLYIETPTNPLLNVTDIRKMVEISKAHNLISVVDNTFMTPYFQNPLELGADIVLHSATKYIGGHSDVVAGLVVTRTPELSESVGFIQNSVGGILGPQDSFLLVRGIKTLAIRMEQTEHSTLKIIEFLQKQSAVTNIFHPVLLDEQDKKIHESQSKGYGGMVSFDVGSKENAENLVKATKYFTLAESLGAVESLISVPSQMTHASIPRERRLELGITDGLVRISVGIEDSEDLIADLEQAFKQLN, encoded by the coding sequence ATGCAAAAGAAAACAATGATGATTCATGGTGGAAATACAATAGATGAATACACTGGAGCTGTAAACCCTCCAATTTACCAAACAAGTACCTACAAACAAGATGGCATCGGGAATATGCGTCAAGGCTATGAATATTCTCGTTCAGCGAATCCAACACGTACAGCATTAGAATCATTAATCAGTGACTTGGAATCAGGTGATGCTGGCTTTGCATTTGGTTCAGGTATGGCTGCAATATCTTCTGTAATCATGTTACTCAATGCTGGCGATCATATCGTTGTTGGTAGCGATGTATACGGCGGAACTTATCGCGTCTTCACAAAAGTCTTCGAACGCATCGGTATTAAATCAACATTCGTTGACACAACCGATATCGAAGCAGTTGAAGCGGCAATCAATGAGAATACTAAGATGCTTTATATCGAAACTCCTACCAATCCATTACTTAATGTAACGGATATTCGCAAAATGGTTGAAATCTCTAAAGCACATAACTTAATTTCTGTTGTAGACAATACATTTATGACACCTTACTTCCAGAATCCACTTGAACTTGGTGCAGATATTGTACTTCATTCAGCAACGAAATATATCGGCGGACATAGCGATGTTGTAGCCGGACTGGTTGTAACACGCACACCTGAGCTTTCTGAATCAGTTGGCTTTATACAGAATTCCGTAGGTGGTATACTTGGACCTCAAGATAGTTTCTTACTTGTGCGCGGTATTAAGACACTTGCAATTCGAATGGAACAAACAGAACACTCAACATTAAAAATCATCGAATTCCTCCAAAAACAAAGTGCCGTAACAAATATCTTCCATCCTGTCTTGCTTGATGAACAAGATAAGAAAATTCACGAATCACAAAGCAAAGGTTACGGTGGAATGGTATCATTTGATGTAGGATCTAAAGAAAATGCCGAAAACTTAGTAAAAGCAACGAAATATTTCACTTTAGCAGAATCTTTGGGTGCAGTAGAAAGTTTAATTTCTGTCCCGAGCCAGATGACTCATGCTTCGATCCCTAGAGAACGTCGCCTTGAACTTGGTATTACAGACGGTTTAGTTCGAATCTCTGTGGGTATTGAGGATAGTGAAGACTTAATTGCAGACTTAGAACAAGCATTTAAACAATTAAATTAG
- a CDS encoding S-ribosylhomocysteine lyase, whose product MTKKMNVESFNLDHTIVDAPFVRLAGIKEGINGDVIHKYDIRFKQPNKEHMEMPALHSLEHLMAENIRNHTDKVVDISPMGCQTGFYVSLINHDNHEDVLAILENTLNDVLAADEVPACNEVQCGWAASHSLEGAKAIAQEMLSKKDRWHVIYQPGKEPQA is encoded by the coding sequence ATGACTAAAAAAATGAACGTTGAAAGTTTCAACTTAGACCACACGATCGTCGATGCACCATTCGTACGATTAGCGGGTATCAAAGAAGGTATCAATGGTGATGTAATTCATAAATATGATATTCGTTTCAAACAACCAAATAAAGAACACATGGAGATGCCTGCACTTCATTCATTAGAACATTTAATGGCTGAAAACATCCGTAATCATACAGATAAAGTAGTAGACATCTCTCCCATGGGATGTCAGACTGGCTTCTACGTTTCACTTATCAATCACGATAACCATGAAGATGTGTTAGCAATATTAGAAAACACTTTGAATGATGTATTAGCAGCTGATGAAGTCCCTGCTTGTAATGAAGTGCAATGTGGCTGGGCAGCGAGTCATTCTTTAGAAGGTGCAAAAGCAATCGCACAGGAAATGCTATCTAAAAAAGACAGATGGCATGTAATTTATCAGCCTGGAAAAGAACCACAAGCATAA